One stretch of Roseimicrobium sp. ORNL1 DNA includes these proteins:
- a CDS encoding enolase C-terminal domain-like protein, producing MSIHYHPYTLYSRGSLNAVSRRRDFHGALIKVDDVGIGCLHPWPEFGDPPIEEQLELLREGGTTKVIERALHMAAVDGEARRRGESLFANLEVPPCHYSWDQNQPSPPQIKRVIEEGWQAIKTKGWANVGEVLRWMDSFASKDTTGSIRLRVDFNSCLEPYQFRNFMEWMSPRVRERLDYVEDPFPYDAAQWAETQATCGVRLALDKQLRGAVEGFDIAVLKPGRREWRDLVSDLPEYTRVVMTSAMDHAIGQSFAAYEAAMAWGTLGDRLDLCGLCTEHLFAQDDFFGRMRSKGGRLEVDREGTGLGFDAVLKKLRWERV from the coding sequence TTGAGCATCCACTACCACCCCTACACCCTCTACTCCCGCGGCTCGCTGAATGCGGTGTCGCGCAGGCGGGATTTCCATGGGGCGCTCATCAAGGTGGATGACGTGGGCATTGGTTGCCTGCATCCGTGGCCGGAGTTTGGCGACCCGCCGATTGAGGAGCAACTTGAGTTGCTGCGAGAGGGCGGCACCACGAAGGTCATTGAGCGGGCGCTGCACATGGCGGCGGTGGATGGCGAGGCGCGCAGGCGTGGCGAGAGTCTTTTTGCGAATCTGGAAGTCCCGCCGTGCCACTATTCGTGGGATCAGAATCAGCCGAGCCCGCCGCAGATTAAGCGCGTGATTGAAGAGGGCTGGCAGGCCATCAAGACCAAGGGGTGGGCGAATGTGGGTGAGGTGTTGCGATGGATGGACAGCTTTGCTTCGAAGGACACGACGGGTAGCATTCGTCTGCGCGTGGATTTCAACTCCTGCCTGGAGCCGTACCAGTTCCGCAACTTCATGGAGTGGATGTCACCCCGCGTGCGTGAGCGGCTGGACTATGTGGAGGACCCTTTCCCGTATGATGCGGCGCAGTGGGCGGAGACGCAGGCCACGTGTGGCGTGCGACTTGCGCTGGATAAACAACTGCGCGGCGCGGTGGAAGGATTCGACATTGCCGTGCTGAAACCGGGACGTCGTGAATGGCGCGATCTCGTGAGTGACCTGCCGGAGTATACGCGCGTGGTCATGACCTCTGCGATGGATCATGCGATAGGCCAGAGCTTCGCCGCATATGAAGCCGCGATGGCGTGGGGTACCTTGGGAGACAGGCTAGATCTTTGCGGCCTGTGCACAGAGCATCTCTTCGCGCAGGATGATTTCTTTGGCAGGATGCGGTCCAAGGGTGGCAGGCTGGAGGTGGACCGTGAGGGGACGGGATTGGGATTTGATGCGGTGCTGAAGAAGTTGAGGTGGGAGAGGGTGTGA
- a CDS encoding cation:proton antiporter — protein MHHTLFQDLAIVMMVAAVVTVIFRRLKQPVVLGYILAGVIIGPHTPPYKFIEDQHTIDTLSELGVIFLMFALGLEFSLRKLSKVGATALIGATMEIILMVWVGYQIGRAFGWHTMDSVFLGAILAISSTTIIIKALEELGKTKEPFAQLIFGILIVEDILAILMIAMLGALASTGSLSVAEVGLTVGKLGAFLGVVLVAGLIIIPRLLNYVAKFKSNEMLLVTVTGLCLGISLLAVKLEYSVALGAFLIGAIIAEARQIARIEMLMHPVRDLFSAVFFVSIGLLIDPKVLWEYIGPISVISLAVIFGKVLTCGLGTFVAGNDLRTSMRVGMGLAQIGEFSFIIAAFGLQKGVTSDFLYPIAVAVSAITTLATPYLIRASDTIVGWSEKVMPVSVRRTLDAYTHWVGGLSKSSSRRSPSAFLRKWGWQIALNLLLIAGVFIGGFYARRFALEKWPDAPGGDNGIKGMVLLGAMLLSLPMIIAVVRKWQAFAMLLSEMSVTRKAAGERTAPLRALVQMIAFVAGCVALGIYILLLSSTLLPSWNLLIVLALVLLVATVLLRRSFIRLHARAQVALVETFETPAAPHPHEEPSEPKVHPLLREAQLDTITVSSTSTAAGKVIAELKLRTLTGASIVGIERAGENVINPGIDEEIKAGDSVLLIGTITQIEKAKAVMG, from the coding sequence ATGCATCACACGCTTTTTCAGGACCTCGCGATTGTGATGATGGTAGCGGCGGTGGTGACGGTCATCTTCCGGAGGCTGAAGCAGCCCGTGGTGCTGGGATACATCCTTGCGGGGGTGATCATCGGTCCGCACACGCCGCCGTACAAGTTCATCGAGGACCAGCACACGATTGATACGCTCTCCGAGTTGGGCGTCATTTTCCTCATGTTCGCGCTGGGGCTGGAGTTCAGCCTGAGAAAGCTCTCCAAGGTGGGGGCCACGGCGCTCATTGGCGCGACGATGGAGATCATCCTGATGGTGTGGGTGGGCTACCAGATTGGGCGGGCCTTTGGCTGGCACACGATGGACAGTGTCTTCCTGGGCGCCATCCTCGCGATTTCCTCCACCACGATCATCATCAAGGCGCTGGAGGAACTGGGCAAGACGAAGGAGCCCTTTGCGCAGCTCATCTTCGGCATCCTGATTGTGGAGGACATCCTGGCCATCCTGATGATTGCCATGCTGGGTGCCCTGGCCTCCACGGGCTCGCTGAGTGTGGCGGAGGTGGGGCTCACGGTGGGCAAGCTCGGTGCCTTCCTCGGCGTGGTGCTGGTGGCGGGGCTCATCATCATTCCGCGCCTGCTGAACTATGTGGCGAAGTTCAAGAGCAATGAGATGCTGCTCGTCACGGTCACGGGCCTGTGCCTGGGTATCTCGCTGCTGGCGGTGAAGCTCGAATACAGTGTGGCGCTGGGAGCCTTCCTCATTGGCGCCATCATCGCGGAGGCGCGGCAGATTGCGCGCATTGAGATGCTCATGCACCCGGTGCGTGACCTCTTCAGCGCGGTATTCTTTGTTTCGATTGGCCTGCTCATCGACCCGAAGGTCCTGTGGGAGTACATCGGGCCCATCTCGGTTATCAGCTTGGCGGTGATCTTCGGGAAGGTGCTGACGTGTGGCCTGGGCACCTTCGTGGCGGGGAATGACCTGCGCACCTCCATGCGCGTGGGCATGGGGCTGGCGCAGATTGGCGAGTTCTCCTTCATCATCGCGGCCTTCGGCCTGCAGAAGGGGGTGACGAGTGACTTCCTGTATCCCATCGCTGTGGCGGTGTCAGCCATCACCACGCTGGCCACACCATATCTCATCCGTGCGTCGGATACGATTGTGGGCTGGTCGGAGAAAGTGATGCCGGTCTCCGTGCGCCGCACGCTGGATGCGTACACGCACTGGGTGGGCGGGCTCAGCAAGAGTAGCAGCAGACGCAGCCCGAGTGCCTTCCTGAGGAAGTGGGGCTGGCAGATTGCGCTGAACCTGCTGCTCATCGCGGGCGTGTTCATCGGTGGATTCTATGCGCGGCGCTTCGCCCTAGAGAAGTGGCCGGATGCTCCCGGCGGGGATAATGGCATCAAGGGCATGGTGCTGCTGGGCGCGATGCTGCTGAGCCTGCCGATGATCATTGCTGTGGTGCGGAAGTGGCAGGCCTTCGCCATGCTGCTCAGTGAGATGAGCGTGACGCGCAAGGCCGCGGGCGAGAGGACGGCGCCCCTGCGCGCGCTGGTGCAGATGATCGCCTTCGTGGCGGGTTGTGTGGCCCTGGGCATCTACATCCTGCTGCTGAGCTCGACGCTGCTGCCCTCGTGGAATTTGCTCATCGTGCTGGCGCTGGTGCTGCTGGTGGCCACGGTCCTGCTGAGGCGCTCCTTCATCCGCCTGCATGCGCGTGCCCAGGTGGCGCTGGTGGAGACCTTTGAAACCCCAGCCGCTCCGCATCCGCATGAGGAGCCTTCCGAGCCGAAGGTGCACCCGCTGCTGCGTGAGGCGCAGCTTGATACCATCACCGTCTCATCCACTTCCACCGCCGCGGGGAAAGTGATCGCGGAGCTGAAGCTGCGCACGCTCACCGGCGCGAGCATTGTGGGCATTGAGCGAGCAGGAGAGAATGTGATCAATCCCGGCATCGATGAGGAAATCAAAGCGGGAGACTCGGTGCTCTTGATTGGTACCATCACGCAGATCGAGAAGGCGAAGGCGGTGATGGGGTAG
- a CDS encoding ATP-dependent Clp protease proteolytic subunit, with protein sequence MRSNKFITLVMPLAVLTTSMPFTAVRAAGLPPTEAIEPVPQAAPEPTPAPDPLQCMRDEVQRLSLEKERLTAQVTLAQATLDKELSERRLATARMQAELDELKASKELKDYQDKAKQDVELAALKKQYEKATLESNIAKAEAETQFAAIRSVENEAKLQIAKLASEIDLDKQQAESRNYALKAPVYLKDPMQGGKLVLSDRRIPLNGPITMTSADQIVARINYFNNRDRELPMFIVIDDSPGGSVMAGYKILKAMKGSEAPVYVVVKSFAASMAACITTLAEKSYAYPNAVILHHQISGLGGGNLTQQQEWVKEMNEWWRRLAEPVAQKMGVSREEFIKQMYAHASTGDWSEFGDEAQKLKWVDTIVEEIEETGTLMHPDVGQGAKGELRTMASAVGKADTGVAGETRDEKGRLYMSLPRLNPMDCYWMYNPDGFYRSE encoded by the coding sequence ATGCGTTCCAACAAGTTCATCACGCTCGTGATGCCCCTGGCGGTACTCACCACCAGCATGCCCTTCACGGCAGTTCGTGCTGCCGGCCTCCCACCCACCGAAGCGATAGAGCCCGTTCCCCAGGCTGCCCCCGAACCCACTCCCGCGCCGGACCCGCTCCAGTGCATGCGTGACGAGGTGCAGCGCTTGAGCCTTGAGAAAGAACGACTCACGGCGCAGGTCACCCTGGCCCAGGCGACTCTGGACAAGGAGCTCTCGGAGCGCCGGCTGGCCACGGCCCGCATGCAGGCGGAGCTGGATGAACTCAAGGCGAGCAAGGAGCTGAAGGACTACCAGGACAAGGCCAAGCAGGATGTGGAACTCGCCGCGCTGAAGAAGCAGTACGAAAAGGCCACGCTGGAGAGCAACATCGCCAAGGCTGAGGCGGAGACCCAGTTCGCCGCCATCCGCTCGGTGGAGAATGAGGCCAAGCTGCAAATCGCCAAGCTCGCCTCTGAGATCGACCTGGACAAGCAGCAGGCCGAGTCGCGCAACTACGCGCTGAAGGCACCGGTTTACTTGAAGGACCCCATGCAGGGAGGGAAGCTGGTGCTCTCTGACCGCCGCATCCCGCTGAATGGCCCCATCACCATGACCTCGGCGGACCAGATCGTGGCACGCATCAATTACTTCAACAACCGCGACCGCGAGTTGCCCATGTTCATCGTGATCGATGACTCGCCTGGTGGATCTGTGATGGCAGGGTACAAGATTCTGAAGGCCATGAAGGGCAGCGAGGCTCCCGTGTATGTGGTGGTGAAGTCCTTCGCTGCGAGCATGGCGGCGTGCATCACGACTCTTGCTGAGAAGTCCTATGCATACCCGAATGCAGTCATCCTGCACCACCAGATCTCCGGCCTGGGCGGTGGGAATCTCACGCAGCAGCAGGAGTGGGTGAAGGAGATGAACGAATGGTGGCGCCGTCTGGCCGAGCCTGTGGCGCAGAAGATGGGCGTGAGCCGCGAAGAGTTCATCAAGCAGATGTATGCCCATGCCTCCACGGGTGACTGGAGCGAGTTCGGCGACGAAGCGCAGAAGCTCAAGTGGGTGGACACGATCGTTGAGGAAATCGAGGAGACCGGCACGCTCATGCATCCGGATGTGGGACAGGGCGCCAAGGGCGAGCTGCGCACCATGGCGAGTGCCGTGGGCAAAGCAGACACGGGCGTGGCTGGTGAGACCCGCGATGAGAAGGGCCGCCTCTACATGTCCCTGCCGCGCCTGAATCCGATGGACTGCTACTGGATGTACAATCCTGATGGCTTCTACCGCTCCGAATAG
- a CDS encoding outer membrane beta-barrel protein encodes MKIITTLFAALVLAATAHAGEVTYSKNPKAPVIPPPPAGCDCFGPGLSLGIFGAGILPDSDEDDALGGGVLAEYFFNEYIGVQGSYGIFATDSEHHEFDAALVLRYPITSICVAPYVMGGGGYATNSFEEWNWFVGGGLEARFSEASCFGVFADGAYHWGEDDGDFTLVRLGVKFKL; translated from the coding sequence ATGAAAATCATCACGACACTGTTCGCAGCACTCGTGCTCGCTGCTACCGCTCACGCGGGAGAAGTGACCTACTCCAAGAATCCCAAGGCCCCCGTCATTCCCCCGCCTCCGGCTGGTTGTGACTGCTTCGGCCCTGGCCTGAGCCTCGGCATCTTCGGTGCCGGCATCCTCCCCGACTCCGATGAAGACGACGCCCTCGGAGGCGGCGTGCTTGCAGAGTACTTCTTCAATGAGTACATCGGCGTGCAGGGCAGCTACGGCATCTTCGCCACGGACAGCGAGCATCATGAATTTGATGCCGCCCTCGTGCTGCGTTACCCCATCACCTCCATCTGCGTCGCTCCGTACGTGATGGGTGGCGGCGGCTATGCCACGAACTCCTTCGAAGAATGGAACTGGTTCGTGGGCGGCGGCCTTGAGGCCCGCTTCTCCGAAGCCAGCTGCTTCGGCGTGTTCGCGGACGGCGCTTATCACTGGGGTGAAGACGACGGTGACTTCACCCTCGTGCGCCTTGGCGTGAAGTTCAAACTGTAA
- a CDS encoding IS110 family transposase gives MKASPPSGLSPAPDSCLASPAADSCPPPPPVPAPVYEAFIGIDWGDQKQFYTRRDVAQPTRLHRGSFATAEVSAWLQQLRTHFGGHRIAVAVEQSRSVLIYALMEHTDFIDIYAIPTLASANYRKAFRSSGAKADNTDADAIEDMLYRHRDQLRLWQPDDEQTRLLDALCRNRRHAVDERTALTNQLTSQLKLCYPVALELCREMANPMLLELLQRWPTLQKLQAAKPHRLRSLFYKHHVRREAWVQQRLDLIAKATALVHDHAVLLPAELEVARLVRQLRTLLPAIEDYDKRIHELYEAHPDAFIFKSLPGAGAALEPRLLCAMGSQRERWADAQALQNFSGLSPVRKSSGKTSLILRRHACPKYLRQTFHEFAACSIKFCDWALQFYERQCAKGKNHHTAVRALAWRWLRILWRIWKDRKPYDQSIFTASQKRHQSDDTSQLAPT, from the coding sequence ATGAAAGCTTCCCCACCCAGCGGGCTGTCACCGGCCCCTGACTCCTGTCTTGCTTCTCCTGCGGCGGACTCCTGCCCGCCACCCCCACCGGTTCCTGCCCCTGTCTATGAGGCCTTCATCGGCATTGACTGGGGGGATCAAAAGCAGTTTTACACCCGGCGCGATGTGGCCCAGCCCACCCGGTTGCACCGCGGCAGCTTTGCCACCGCCGAAGTATCAGCCTGGTTGCAGCAACTGCGCACCCACTTTGGAGGCCACCGCATTGCCGTGGCCGTGGAGCAGAGCCGCAGCGTGCTCATTTATGCCCTCATGGAGCACACTGACTTCATCGATATTTACGCCATTCCCACCCTGGCTTCAGCCAACTACCGCAAGGCTTTTCGCTCCAGTGGAGCCAAGGCCGACAACACCGATGCCGATGCCATCGAGGACATGCTCTACCGCCATCGCGACCAACTGCGTCTGTGGCAGCCTGATGATGAGCAGACCCGCCTGCTGGACGCCCTGTGCCGCAACCGCCGCCATGCGGTGGATGAGCGCACGGCCCTGACCAACCAACTCACCAGCCAGTTGAAGTTGTGCTATCCGGTGGCCCTCGAGTTGTGCCGTGAAATGGCCAATCCCATGCTCTTGGAACTGCTGCAACGCTGGCCTACTCTCCAGAAGCTGCAGGCGGCCAAACCCCATCGGTTGCGCTCACTCTTCTACAAGCACCACGTGCGGCGTGAAGCATGGGTGCAGCAGCGACTGGACCTCATTGCCAAAGCTACTGCGCTGGTTCACGACCATGCCGTGCTGCTGCCTGCTGAGTTGGAGGTAGCCCGACTGGTGCGCCAGTTGCGCACCTTGCTGCCGGCCATCGAAGACTACGACAAGCGCATCCACGAACTCTACGAAGCGCATCCCGATGCCTTCATCTTCAAAAGCCTTCCCGGTGCGGGGGCGGCGCTGGAACCCCGACTGCTGTGCGCCATGGGCTCGCAGCGGGAGCGCTGGGCCGACGCCCAAGCCCTGCAGAACTTCAGCGGCCTGTCTCCGGTACGCAAATCCAGCGGCAAGACCAGCCTCATCCTGCGACGTCACGCCTGTCCCAAATACCTGCGCCAGACCTTCCACGAGTTCGCAGCGTGTTCCATCAAGTTTTGCGACTGGGCGCTCCAGTTTTATGAGCGTCAATGCGCCAAGGGTAAAAACCACCACACGGCCGTCCGAGCCCTGGCCTGGCGCTGGCTGCGCATCCTCTGGCGCATCTGGAAGGATCGCAAACCCTACGACCAATCCATCTTCACTGCCTCTCAAAAGCGCCACCAGTCAGATGACACATCACAGCTTGCTCCAACTTGA
- a CDS encoding MBOAT family protein: MVFSSHIFIFFFLPLVLAGYYGMLAAKTSITSRHLFLTCMGMVFYGWHNPWFVFLMLGTTALDYNLGKMIVNAEKLRDKGATDAQVHARKKLGMVLSVVSNLAALAFFKYTAFAVESVQGVSDWMGWGHVAVPEFFRNIILPAGISFYVFQSLSYCVDLYRGHAKPAESFLDFTCFVSLFPHLVAGPIVRYGIIAEQMRHRVHTVDGFALGLTRFGFGLGKKILLADPMGVIADQAFGAGDGSLTTLAAWVGIVAYAFQIYFDFSAYSDMAIGLAKLLGFYFVENFNSPYKSASITEFWRRWHMSLSTFLRDYLYIPLGGNRMGVSRTYVNLMLTMVIGGLWHGASWNFIIWGAIHGAMLSFERLMGKQSFYGSLPKPLKIVLTFFILLITWVFFRAENFEVARRFLAAMFGMSQAGLTGALLEAQMLTDLKVYQLILCTAIVWLMPNTQTILHRFVWWKALIGLVLFVIAVNMMFTIGHSPFLYFQF, translated from the coding sequence GTGGTTTTCAGTTCGCACATCTTCATTTTCTTCTTCTTGCCGCTCGTGCTGGCGGGCTACTACGGCATGCTCGCGGCGAAGACGAGCATCACCTCCCGGCACCTCTTCCTCACGTGCATGGGCATGGTGTTCTACGGCTGGCACAATCCGTGGTTCGTCTTCCTCATGCTGGGCACCACGGCCCTGGACTACAACCTGGGGAAGATGATCGTGAACGCGGAGAAACTCCGCGACAAGGGCGCCACGGATGCCCAGGTGCACGCGCGGAAGAAGCTGGGCATGGTGCTCTCCGTCGTCTCGAACCTCGCCGCCCTCGCCTTCTTCAAGTACACCGCCTTCGCCGTGGAGAGCGTGCAGGGAGTGTCTGACTGGATGGGCTGGGGCCACGTGGCAGTGCCGGAGTTTTTCCGGAATATCATCCTGCCGGCGGGCATTTCCTTTTATGTATTCCAGAGCCTGAGCTACTGCGTGGACCTCTACCGCGGCCATGCGAAGCCGGCGGAGTCGTTCCTGGATTTCACCTGCTTCGTCTCGCTCTTCCCGCACCTCGTCGCCGGCCCCATCGTGCGGTACGGCATCATCGCGGAGCAGATGCGCCACCGCGTGCACACGGTGGATGGCTTTGCGCTGGGCCTCACGCGTTTCGGCTTCGGCCTGGGGAAGAAGATTCTCCTCGCCGACCCCATGGGCGTGATCGCAGACCAGGCCTTCGGCGCGGGAGATGGCAGTCTCACCACCCTGGCGGCGTGGGTGGGCATCGTCGCGTACGCCTTCCAGATCTACTTCGACTTCTCCGCATACTCGGACATGGCCATCGGCCTGGCGAAGCTACTCGGCTTCTACTTCGTGGAGAACTTCAACTCGCCGTACAAGAGCGCGAGCATCACCGAGTTCTGGAGGCGGTGGCACATGTCCCTCTCCACCTTCCTGCGGGACTACCTCTACATCCCGCTGGGGGGAAATCGCATGGGTGTTTCCCGCACCTATGTGAACCTCATGCTCACCATGGTCATCGGCGGCCTGTGGCACGGCGCCTCGTGGAACTTCATCATCTGGGGCGCCATCCACGGCGCCATGCTCTCCTTTGAGCGCCTGATGGGGAAGCAGTCCTTCTACGGTTCCCTGCCCAAGCCCCTCAAGATCGTCCTCACCTTCTTCATTCTGCTCATCACGTGGGTCTTCTTCCGCGCGGAGAACTTCGAGGTCGCAAGGCGCTTCCTGGCCGCCATGTTCGGCATGAGTCAGGCCGGTCTCACCGGCGCACTGCTGGAGGCGCAGATGCTCACCGACCTGAAGGTCTACCAGCTCATCCTTTGCACCGCCATCGTGTGGCTCATGCCGAATACGCAGACCATCCTGCACCGCTTCGTCTGGTGGAAAGCGCTCATCGGTCTCGTCCTCTTCGTCATCGCTGTGAACATGATGTTCACCATCGGCCACAGCCCGTTCCTGTATTTCCAGTTCTAG